A window of Leptolyngbya sp. FACHB-261 genomic DNA:
GACGTTACCCGTGCCTAATTTGCGCAACTTCTTGCCGCTACACAGTCTCACGGCCCAGGCTGCTGCAGGGATCCCCCCTAGAAGGGGACAGCCAATTAGTAAAACCAGCGCCCCCCAGACTTGCATCAGTGTCATGCGTCAGCTCGCTTGTCTGCGTCTACCCTACCCATCACCCTAGCGCTCCCTGAGCGCCAATGCGCAGCAGCATTGGGTGAGCAAAGACAACTGGAGTCTTCAAATTTTTCCTAAAGCTAATCTCCAGAAGCCGAGCAGGCATTCTAGGAGGTCCAAACCCTCGGAATCAGACCTCTTTCTAGAACTCTACTTCGACGAGAAACTTCTCTAGGCAGGAGCGTCAAAGTCCGACGATCCCTAATTTTGAAGCATCACATCCTAACAGATTGACTATTGCGTTTCTACACAGTCTTACCGAAATTAGCTTCTGGTTTTTAGCCACGAACTTCTCAATCTCAACCGGCCAAATTCATCTGGCAATTCACCTGGCCCAAGTCACCGATTTGCACATCCAAGGAAGGTTTTCAAAACAGTTTTTTAGACTGAAATCGAAGTGTTCTGGGCCATCTTGATTACCTGAGCGGAGGATAACGACGCTGTGTCAAACAGACCCCGAAGCTTCTAGGTCAAACCTGACACAGGCAGTCAAGACAGCGCAAAGAAGTGGCCCAACCGAATGACTCGCGGACCACCTGCGCCTGGGTATTCAGTTTTGGGTGGCTGCATGTAGCTAGCCGCGACCTGCTCTACTTCGTCGCTGGGCGTTTTTGGCCTTGCGTCTGCGCTTCTCAGCAGGGGTTTCAAAGTGACGGGTGCGCTTGATATCAGCAAACAAGCCCGCTTTGAGGATTTTGCGCTTGAACCTGCGGAGGGCAGATTCAATTCCTTCGTTTTCGCCTACGGTGATTTGAGTCATTCCTCATTTTAGCAGGCGTGTTTGAAGCTGGGCAGGGCTTTCAGCCACATTAGAGCAGACATATCAAGGCAAAGGTTCTCCGGAACCTGTCTGAGCTAGGTGCTGGCGCCAGCGCGAAACAGCGAGCCAACCGACCACCAGCAACAGAATCAAGCCACCAAGTTGCGCACTCCAAGCCACCAGCTTCTCTAAGGGCACCAGTGCGCCCACGAAGTAAGCCAGACTTACCGTTAGTGCTCCCCACACCAACGCACCAGCGGCGTTAAACACGAGGAAGCGACGGTAGGGCATCTGGGCAATGCCGGCCATCGGTCCAGCAAAAATCCGCAGTAACGCAACAAACCGACCAAAGAAGACGGCTTGGTCGGCATTTTCGTTGAATTTAGTGCGGGCTTTTTCCAGTTCTTCAGGCCCCAACTTAAAGACCCGACCAACTTTGACCAGCAGCGGCCAGCCGCCCCAGGCTCCCAACCAGTAGCCGACGTTATCACCCAGAATGGCACCAGCCGTGGCGCTAAGCATCACCAGCCAGTAATTGAGATCACCGTTACCGGCTAGGAAGCCACCCACTAGCGTAATTGTTTCGCCAGGAACGGGAATTCCAGCATTTTCTAGTAGAATGCCGCAGAAGACAGTCCAGTAGCCATATTGCTGAGCAAGTTCCTGGATGGTTTCTAAAGTCAAAAACTCGAAGGACATTCAGGGCGCCTGCCTTTGAAATGATGGGGGCATTAATAAATTGTTACTTGTCCTCATCTTTGCCTGAGTACCCTGGTGTGTCAACTGTGTCTTCTGTTACTACTCCCATGATAGTTAACCGCAGAAACAAAAACCCCCCGGAGACCCGGGAAGGGTTTCTGGGGGTGAATCAGGGTGCATCTACCACTCATTCCTTCTAGGAAGGACCATCTCGTCCGGAAACTCAACAACGGCAGGCCGATTTCTTTGAGGACCGGTTGCGCCTCAGTTTCTAGGGGACGCGACGGTGGCACAACAGGAGTCCATGTCTCCTACAGCGGCCAACCCACTTAAAGTGCCCAATATCAGCGCCAAAAAATAAAAACCCCCCGAAAGTCCAAGGACTCTGGGGGTGAATCAGGGTGCATCTACCATTCCTTCCTTCTAGGAGGACAACTCCCATCAGGACGGCTAGCATCCAAATTTCAAAAGTTTGGCAAAGACAGGCATCACCCGGTTAGGCATCTCACTAACCAGTCTGGTTATCAATCTAGGATTTTGGCTCTTGACTCTTGATTACGAGGTGAACCTTCAGGACTGGTCGAATATTTCCTCTGACAGAGGTGTCACCAAACCTAGACCCGTAGGATGCTTGCAGTTTGTTATCCATAACAGACCACCCACAGAGCATCCTACTACTTGCTCTTAGCTAAAGATTTCGTGGCAAGAATGGTGAACCTAGGAGTCAACCTAATGCAACAGCTTTTACTGACCTTTGAACAAATTTTCCGCCAGAAGGTTTTGATGATTGCTCTGATCAGCCTCATCCAACTATCTGGTCTATTTCTATTCTTGCAGCCTGGCTATGCAGCAGAAACTCCGGGTCAGTCCTTGAGTGCGGGTGAAAAGGTGGAGCGAGCCTACGATGGCTACAGCCAAAACTCAGGTGTGCGAGAAGAGACTTACCTACAAAAAGTAGATGCAGGTCAGGATCCTGAAAAGCTCCCCGAGCCTTACAAGCGCATCACTAGTCTCGACGGTAAAGAAGTTCCTAAAACCAGCGCCTTAGAATCAACGGTGAGCAAAGTACGAAATCTAGTAGACCGAGTAACTGAAGAGTAGCCAAAACGCACTCCTAGGCCCAGCCTCGGTCATTCAATCCAAACGGGTCCAAAACGGATGCAATAAATGAGGCGGGTATTACCAGCAAACTTGGTTTACCCGCCTGTTTTCGTTAAAACCTAGCTTTTCTCACGGCTTCTGCTGACAACGGCAATCTCCTACAGCACTGTCGCAGTCAGCCACTCTTAACCTTGCGCTTAATCTAGGGCAATGAAAGTCTGGGCTCGGCGAACACCAGCAGGTCCCCCATAACTCGACAATGCCAGCGTTTGCAGAGGGTCTAGCAGGGGAGCAACGACCTTATGGAGGGCAGCAACCACGGGAAAGCGAGACTCCAGCAATGGTAAATCGGCCTGCCAGTTCACGTACAAGTAGCCGTCATTGGGTTGGGGCAAGGCAGCAACAGCTTCTCGGAACGCAGGCGTGCTGACCAAGGCGAATTGAGACGCCCGCAGAGCCAGATCCATTGCCTCCACAGAGCTACTAAATAGAACATAGTCTCCCAGTTCAGCGTGAACACCGACCACAGGAGCCTGTAGCACGACCGGGTCGGAGAGGGGCTCACTGTTGTCCTTACGCTTGCTGTTCTTCTGCGGCACTGGCACACTCACTAGGCGCGTCCAGACTGTAACGTTCTGATCTCCCAGTTCCAGTTGACCGACAGTGAGCTTAGCTCGATTAAGCGCTAGACCGTCTAAGCGAGTTAGGGCTTCTTGCACCGCAACCGGGTCAGTTCGACGAGCAGCAAACACAAAGTCCGGCTGGTTATCAGCACGGCTCGGCAGCAGTCCCAGAGCATAGTCTGACGTGACCCAGGCAAAAATGTCTTGAGGCAGGTCCAGCCCCGTTCTCTCTTCTAAATTCGTCACCCAACGGTTGAGTACGTCATCTCCTTGAACCGGAGCCAGCTCCGTCGAAACCGATTGCCAGAGCTGATTGAGGTCGCTGCCGGCCAGGGCAAGCAAGCTATTGGAGGGCAGGTAATTTAGTACAGGCGGCGGCTCAGACAGTTTGGGCGTTGCACTCACCAGAGTGTCCTTGAGTCCAGGGGCAACTAGCACGCTTTCAGCCAGAAGGCCCGGAGCTTCGATCCCCAAGCCCACGCCAATGCCACCGGCCCAATCTTTCAGCGAGGCCTCCTCAAGACTAGGCAGAATGCCGTTGTTGCTCGCCCAGCCTGCTAACTCTGGCAGGTTTAAAAAGGCCAGAGCAACACGCCCCCGCTCCAGATTGTTCACCGCCTGCTGGTAGCTTTCTAGACCAGTGAGTGCCAACTCAGGAACCTGCAGGTTGTTGATCGCGGCCCGCAGCACCTTGGGATGGTTGGC
This region includes:
- the rpsU gene encoding 30S ribosomal protein S21; this translates as MTQITVGENEGIESALRRFKRKILKAGLFADIKRTRHFETPAEKRRRKAKNAQRRSRAGRG
- a CDS encoding DedA family protein — protein: MSFEFLTLETIQELAQQYGYWTVFCGILLENAGIPVPGETITLVGGFLAGNGDLNYWLVMLSATAGAILGDNVGYWLGAWGGWPLLVKVGRVFKLGPEELEKARTKFNENADQAVFFGRFVALLRIFAGPMAGIAQMPYRRFLVFNAAGALVWGALTVSLAYFVGALVPLEKLVAWSAQLGGLILLLVVGWLAVSRWRQHLAQTGSGEPLP
- a CDS encoding DUF3352 domain-containing protein — translated: MKLSAPNRRTIYLAIAAVVLVLLLISSSGIYWLLNRSPLALRTGVKTAPLAASLVSRQAPAVVSLLVNPDRLQQLRQFSIKPSERSRSQREWQRLRAQLIGPKLNYDRDVRPWLGDELTVAVTTPDIDRDTNNGKQPGYLLALTTQAADRSREFLQLFWQQRAVGGSELVFEQYQGVPVIYEQTGTELEPGLTTAVVGERFVLFANHPKVLRAAINNLQVPELALTGLESYQQAVNNLERGRVALAFLNLPELAGWASNNGILPSLEEASLKDWAGGIGVGLGIEAPGLLAESVLVAPGLKDTLVSATPKLSEPPPVLNYLPSNSLLALAGSDLNQLWQSVSTELAPVQGDDVLNRWVTNLEERTGLDLPQDIFAWVTSDYALGLLPSRADNQPDFVFAARRTDPVAVQEALTRLDGLALNRAKLTVGQLELGDQNVTVWTRLVSVPVPQKNSKRKDNSEPLSDPVVLQAPVVGVHAELGDYVLFSSSVEAMDLALRASQFALVSTPAFREAVAALPQPNDGYLYVNWQADLPLLESRFPVVAALHKVVAPLLDPLQTLALSSYGGPAGVRRAQTFIALD